A genomic window from Silene latifolia isolate original U9 population chromosome Y, ASM4854445v1, whole genome shotgun sequence includes:
- the LOC141632391 gene encoding uncharacterized protein LOC141632391, producing MAPPRKAVDNAILQALTQILQNQQNQPVPAPLLSPPPEGAPGTYTWVANQLTRNNSKTYGGEVDPVALTEWFRDLEKSFALYEVREGDKDLVETRFYPKELKQQRLKEFMELKQGNLSVQAFTDKFNELSHYATRLVKNEDEKAFFYLEKLTPKLKSMIRRDSTSFVSIYDDALWAESTLRAIDEEARTTSTTITSLGKRPFYPTSRPYVVPSRPYVSPSTPSYPNKRRFVPSGQANQGARNLSPSNNKGLKDRVCYQCRKPAHPGVGCFDRDRPIICFFCNKPGHKANVCPRRRPLLLLHTAIPERPRGRIFLMSRRGRGTPGYSHGTFLIFEVPCLVLFDTGASLSFISMKLSDKLLLESSLGESTDISLPSGDIFSCSNIYSNVPISISGSIFPANLFRFPLEEFDDVPIVCEYPDVFPDELPGIPPERDVEFSIDLVPGTGPIAKAPYRMAPSELKELRIQLDDLIEKGFIRPSASPGVLPFSL from the exons atggctcctcCAAGAAAAGCTGTAGATAATGCAATCCTACAAGCTCTCACTCAGATTCTTCAGAATCAACAAAATCAGCCTGTTCCTGCTCCTCTTCTTTCCCCGCCTCCAGAAGGTGCCCCTGGCACTTATACTTGGGTGGCAAATCAATTAACTCGAAACAATTCTAAGACGTATGGTGGTGAAGTAGATCCAGTGGCACTCACTGAATGGTTCCGTGATTTGGAGAAGAGTTTTGCCTTGTATGAAGTTCGTGAAGGAGACAAG GATCTAGTTGAAACTAGATTCTAtccaaaagagctgaaacaacaaAGACTTAAAGAGTTCATGGAATTGAAGCAGGGAAATCTTTCTGTTCAAGCCTTTACCGACAAATTCAATGAACTTTCTCACTATGCCACAAGACTTGTCAAAAATGAAGACGAAAAagctttcttttatcttgaaaagcttaCTCCAAAGCTTAAGAGTATGATTCGTAGAGATTCTACATCCTTTGTCTCGATCTATGATGATGCCTTATGGGCTGAGAGTACTTTACGGGCTATCGATGAAGAGGCTCGTACTACTAGTACTACTATTACTTCTCTTGGCAAGAGGCCATTCTATCCTACTTCTAGGCCTTACGTTGTTCCTTCTAGGCCTTATGTTTCTCCTTCTACCCCTTCTTATCCTAATAAGAGAAGGTTTGTTCCGAGTGGTCAAGCAAATCAAGGTGCTCGTAATCTATCTCCTAGCAACAACAAAGGTCTTAAGGATCGTGTATGCTACCAATGTAGGAAGCCAGCACATCCCGGAGTCGGTTGCTTTGATAGGGATAGGCCTATTATATGTTTCTTCTGCAACAAGCCTGGACATAAGGCTAATGTATGTCCTCGAAGAAGACCGCTGTTGCTACTACACACTGCTATTCCCGAGAGACCGAGAGGTCGTATTTTCTTGATGAGCCGTCGAGGCCGAGGCACACCCGGATATAGTCACGGTACGTTCTTAATATTTGAAGTTCCTTGTTTAGTTTTATTCGATACCGGTGCTTCTTTGTCATTTATATCGATGAAACTCTCCGACAAATTACTTCTTGAATCTTCACTTGGTGAAAGCACTGATATATCTTTACCTTCCGGTGACATCTTTTCTTGTTCTAATATCTATTCCAATGTTCCTATATCAATATCGGGATCTATTTTTCCGGCTAATCTCTTTCGATTCccacttgaagaatttgat GATGTTCCTATTGTTTGTGAATATCCAGATGTTTTTCCCGATGAATTACCcggaattcctcctgaaagagATGTTGAATTTTCCATTGATCTAGTTCCTGGAACTGGACcaattgctaaagctccttatcgtatggctCCTTCCGAATTGAAAGAGTTGAGAATCCAACTTGATGACTTGATTGAGAAAGGCTTTATAAGGCCTAGTGCTTCTCCTGGGGTTCTCCCGTTCTCTTTGTAA